The sequence below is a genomic window from Lysobacter capsici.
TCCATGTCGTCCAATCCCGAGAATAGCTGGATCGAACCGTCCGGGTGATTGACCACCACCCGCACCAGGCGGCCGCGCCGCGTGTACGCATGCACGCTCACGACCTTCGCCAAGGATTCGCTCGACTGCTCGGCATCGGTGGCGAAGTACAGCGATCCGTCGTCGAACCACAGCCGCATGCGTTCGTATTCGCGCCAGTAACGCGTCTCCAGACGACGCTCTCGCCAATACTTCAAGGCGATCAGCACCGCCACGCCCACGACGCACCAGCGCGCGAATTCCCAGGCGAACACGCCGGCCAACCACAGCGGCAAAGCGATCAGCGCCACGACGACGGGCGTTACCGAAGCCGGGCCGAACCACTCCCGCCGAAGCTGCGCGCGCGCATAACGAAACGTTCGCGAGGTGGCCATCGAGCCGAACTCAGCGCTTCTTCTTGTCCGGCCGCGGCTCGTCGTCGCCGAGCAAGGTCAGCTGTCCGTCGCCGGGGATATCGCGTTCGAGCCGGTCGAGTTCCTCGCGGAAATCGGCCACGTCCTCGAACGAGCGATACACCGAGGCGAAACGCACGTAGCCGACGTGGTCGAGCTTGCGCAGTTCGGCCATGACGAATTCGCCGACCCGGCGCGAGGCGAGTTCGCGTTCGGCGGTCATGCGCAGCTGATGCACGACCGCGCGCACCGCCGATTCGATCTGTTCTTCCGAGACCGGGCGCTTTTGCAGCGCACGGTCGAAACCGCCGCGCAGCTTGCGCGCGTCGAAGGCCTCGCGGCGGCCGTCGCCCTTGATGATCACCGGCAGTTTGAGTTCGATCGTCTCGATCGTGCTGAAACGTTCCCCGCAGGCCTCGCAGACGCGGCGGCGGCGGATGGTCGCGCCGTCGTCGGACACGCGCGAATCGATGACCCGGGTGTCGACGTGCTGGCAGAAAGGACAATGCATCAATACACCGTAGGTCGGGACGGAAGTTGGGAACCGCAGCGTCCGGAACCGATCATTTGTGCCGCCGGAACCCGTATTTCGGCCCGTCCGGGTAAAAACGCATGCTCACATTGCCATAGTCGGCGACCGCGCGGCCATCGCGAAGCGCGGGCTCGTAGGTGACTTGCCTGGCGAATGCGAGCGCGGGCGCGTCGAACACGCTGTCGTTGCTGCAGATCACCATCGCGTCGCGGGTGCGGCCCTTGGCGTCGACGATGACCTTCACCACCACCTCGCCGACCTTGGCGCCCGCGGCAACGGGATAGACCGCCTCGGGCCGGTTGTTGGGTTCCGGCGCGCGGCTGCCGGGTTGCGAATACGTGTCCGGCGCATCGCGGCGATCGAGTTCGGACAGCCAAGGAACCCGATTGCGCGCATGGAAGTCGGAAATCTCGCGCCAGTTGGCGCGGTATTTTCTTGCGCCTTCCATGTACACCTGACAGGCCGGGATGTAGTACGTCTCGGTCATGCCGATGTCTTGGCTGAAGTCGGGTGCGTTCGGCGGCGGCCCCGGCATTTCGACCAGCGTCGCCCCGGCCGCTTCGGCCGGGGTCAGAGTCTTGTATTCGATCGCGGGCGGTTCGTACTTTCCGGCCGGCGGAGCTTCGGCCGCCTGCACGCTCAAGCATGCAAGCCAACCGACGGCCGCCAGCCGGAAAAGCGCCTTAGCCATACACCGGGAACTGCGCGCACTGCTTGGTCACGTTCTCGCGCACGCCGGCGATGACGTTCTCGTCCTTCGGGTTGTCTAGCACGTCGCAGATCCACTCGGCCAGGGCCACGCAATCGGGTTCCTTGTAGCCGCGGGTGGTGACGGCCGGAGTGCCGATGCGCAGGCCCGAGGTCACGAACGGCTTCTGCGGATCGTTGGGCACCGCGTTCTTGTTGACGGTGATGTGGGCGCGACCGAGCGCGGCTTCCGCGTCCTTGCCGGTGATGCCCTTGCCGATCATGTCGACCAGCATCAGGTGGTTTTCGGTGCCGCCCGAAACGATCTTGTAGCCGCGCGCGATGATGGTCTTGGCCATCGCCTGGGCGTTCTTGACGACCTGGGCCTGGTAGTCCTTGAATTCGGGCTCCAGCGCTTCCTTGAACGCGACCGCCTTGGCCGCGATCACGTGCATCAGCGGACCGCCCTGGATGCCCGGGAACACGATGCTCTGCAGCTTCTTGACCAGCTCCTCGGACGCGCCCTTCGCCACGATGATGCCGCCGCGCGGGCCGCGCAGGGTCTTGTGGGTGGTCGAGGTGACCACGTGCGCGTGCGGCACCGGGGTCGGGTACACGCCGGCGGCGATCAGGCCGGCGACGTGGGCCATGTCGACGAACAGGTAGGCGCCGATCTTGTCGGCGATGGCGCGAAAGCGCGCCCAGTCGACGACTTGCGAGTAGGCGCTGAAGCCGGCCACGACCATCTTCGGCTTGTGCTCCAGGGCCAGGCGTTCGACTTCGTCGTAATCGATCAGGCCCTGCTCGTTGACGCCGTACTGGATCGCGTTGAACAACTTGCCGCTGGCGTTGACCTTGGCGCCATGGGTGAGGTGGCCGCCATGGGCCAGGCTCATGCCCAGGATGGTGTCGCCCGGTTCGAGCAGGGCGAAATACACCGCCTGGTTGGCCTGCGAGCCCGAATGCGGCTGCACGTTGGCGTAGTCGGCGCCGAACAGTTCCTTGACCCGGTCGATCGCCAGCTGCTCGGCGATGTCGACGTATTCGCAGCCGCCGTAATAGCGCTTGCCCGGATAGCCTTCGGCGTACTTGTTGGTCAGCACGCTGCCCTGGGCCTCGAGCACGCGCGGGCTGGCGTAGTTTTCCGAGGCGATCAGTTCGACATGGTCTTCCTGGCGGCGGGCCTCGTCGGCGATGGCCTGGGCGAGTTCGTCGTCGAATCCGGCAATACGGGTGTGGCTGGGGAACATTCGCGGAGCCTCGGAAAAAGAGCGGACGGAGGGGGGAGGAACCTCGGGGACAGGCAGGGCGGTGGCGAGAAGCGGCCGCCGCGCCCCGTTAATGCGGGGGTGGCTTGACGCAAGACTTGAAATGTTAGCCTAGGGGCGTATGGCGGCCAACCGCCAAGGCAGGGCTGCCACCGGCGCCCGACCCGGCGGACAATGACCGTCGCTCAACCCTCAGGGCCCGCCCCCACCGGCCGGTCCGGCCGCCAGGCTCACGGCGGCCCCGACTATGACAGCTTCAGTTCCGGATATTGCGACCATGAAATGGGTCTTCGTCTTCCTGTTCCTCGCCAGCGCGGTCTACGTCCACTTCCGCGGCCGGGTACGCCACCGCCTGGGCCGCCAGTTGCTCGACCACTCGACCTTCATGGCGCCGATCAACGTGCTGATGTACGCCTGCTCGCGGGTGCCGACCAGCCCGTACCTGAGCCCGGACCAGTATTTTCCCGAACTCGAGCCGCTGCGCGCGCGCTGGCGCGAGATCCGCGCCGAGGCCCTGCACCTGCGCGAACTGCAGCAGATCAAGGCCGCCGAAGGCTACAACGACGTCGGCTTCAATTCGTTCTTCCGCCGCGGCTGGAAGCGCTTCTACCTGAAGTGGTACGACGACGCCCACCCCTCGGCCGCCGAGCTGTGCCCGGTCACCACCCAGCTGTTGCGCGAAGTGCCCAGCGTCAAGGCGGCGATGTTCACCGAGCTGCCGCCCGGCGGCGAGCTGCGCCCGCACCGCGACCCCTACGCCGGCTCGCTGCGCCTGCACCTGGGCCTGGACACGCCCAACGACGACGCCTGCTTCATCGACGTCGACGGCCAGCGCTACAGCTGGCGCGACGGCGAATGGACCATGTTCGACGAAACCTATATCCACTGGGCCCAGAACGGCTCGGAGCAGAACCGGATCATCCTGTTCTGCGACATCGAGCGGCCGATGCGCTGGGGCTGGGCGCGCGGCCTGAACCGTTTCATCGCCAAGCGCCTGATCGCGGCCGGCGCCTCGCCGAACAACGAAGGCGACAAGACCGGCGGGATCAACAAGGCGTTCAAGTACTTCTACAGCCTGCGCTTGAAGGCCAAGGGGCTGAAGGAGCGCAGCAAGGGGACGTATTACTTCTTCAAGTACGCGGCGGTGGTGGCGGTGGTGGCGTTTATTGTTTGGCTTTGAGGGATGGGGCCGGGAATCGGGAATCGGGAGTCGGGAGTCGGGAGTCGGGAGTCGGATAGAGCGTAAAGCTCCAGCACTGCCGGTTGCGCAAACTGTCCGAAGCAGCGCACTCCCCGTCTTAACGCCCTTCCCTACCGTCATTCCCGCGAACGCGGGCTCGGCTTTACTTCGGCGGAGCCGAGCATCCAGTGCCTTTCGTGCGAGAACGCCTGAAGTCACTGGATTCCCGCGTTCGCGGGAATGACGTTCTGGTGAGATGACGCTGAAGTCTCTGGATTCCCGCCTTCGCGGGAATGACGTTCTGGTGAGATGACGCTGAAGCCTCTGGATGTTCGGCTCCGCCGAAGTAAAGCCGAGCCCGCCTTCGCGGGAATGACGGCCGGGAAGGATCACGCTGACGGCTCCGCACGCATCCTGCCCAGCCGAATCAACCCCCATCACCCCCGAACCACCCACACCGGGCCATTTGAATCCGCGCCCCGCTGCCACCATCTGTTTGATCCATCCATCCCCCGCGCTGGAACCCAGCCAGCGCCTGCGGGATAATCCCCGTTTCCCGTCCGCCCACTCCGGCCCTACCCGGCCCGGCTCGGCACGCCCCTGCTTCGGAGTTCGCATGCAATACATCTACACCATGAACGGCGTCAGCAAGACCGTGCCGCCGAAGCGTCAGATCATCAAGGACATCTCGCTGTCGTTCTTCCCGGGCGCCAAGATCGGCCTGCTCGGCCTCAACGGCGCCGGCAAGTCGACCGTGCTCAAGATCATGGCCGGCGTGGACCAGGACTTCACCGGCGAAGCGCGCCCGGCCACCGGCATCAAGGTCGGTTACCTGGCCCAGGAACCGCAGCTCAACCCCGAACACACCGTGCGCGAAGCGGTCGAGGTCGGCGTCGGCGACGTGCTCAGCGCGCAGGCCGCGCTCGACAAGATCTACGACGCCTACGCCGAGGAAGGCGCCGACTTCGACAAGCTCGCCGCCGAACAGCAGCGCCTGGAAGCGATCCTCGCCTCGGGCGATGCGCACACCCTGGAACACCAGCTGGAAGTCGCCGCCGACGCGCTGCGCCTGCCGCCGTGGGACGCGATCATCGGCAAGCTGTCGGGCGGCGAGAAGCGCCGCGTCGCGCTGTGCCAGCTGCTGCTGCAAAAGCCCGACATGCTGCTGCTCGACGAACCGACCAACCACCTCGACGCCGAATCGGTCGAGTGGCTGGAGCAGTTCCTGACCCGCTACACCGGCACCGTGGTGGCCGTCACCCACGATCGCTACTTCCTCGAAAACGCCGCCGAGTGGATTCTCGAACTCGACCGCGGCAAGGGCATCCCGTGGAAGGGCAACTACACTGCGTGGCTGGAGCAGAAGTCCGAGCGCCTCAAGCAGGAAGAGTCCGGCGAAAAGGCCCGCCAGAAGGCGCTGGCCAAGGAACTCGAATGGGTGCGCAGCAACGCCAAGGGCGGCCGCACCAAGGGCAAGGCGCGCATGGCGCGCTTCGAGGAGCTCAACTCGGTCGAGTACCAGCGCCGCAACGAGACCAACGAGATCTTCATCCCGCCGGGCGAACGCCTGGGCGCGTCGGTGATCGAGTTCAAGAACGTGTCCAAGTCGTTCGGCGACCGCCTGCTGATCGACGACCTGAGCTTCATCATCCCGGCCGGCGCGATCGTCGGCATCATCGGCCCGAACGGCGCGGGTAAATCCACGCTGTTCAAGATGGTCACCGGCCAGGAAACCCCGGACAAGGGCGAGATCGTCAAGGGCCCGAGCACCAAGATCGCTTATGTGGACCAGAGCCGCGACAAGCTCGACGGCAACCACAACGTGTTCCAGGAAATCTCCGGCGGCGCCGACATCCTCAACATCAACGGGGTCGAGATCCAGTCGCGCGCCTACCTGGGCCGCTTCAACTTCAAGGGCCAGGACCAGCAGAAGATGGTCGGCACGCTGTCGGGCGGCGAACGCGGCCGTCTGCATCTGGCCAAGACCCTGCTGCAGGGCGGCAACGTGCTGCTGCTCGACGAACCGTCCAACGACCTCGACGTGGAAACCCTGCGCGCGCTCGAAGACGCGCTGCTCGAGTTCCCGGGCTGCGCGGTGGTCATCTCGCATGACCGCTGGTTCCTCGACCGCATCGCCACCCACATCCTCGCCTTCGAAGGCGACTCGCACGTCGAGTTCTTCCAGGGCAACTACCGCGAGTACGAGGACGACAAGAAGCGCCGCCTCGGCGAGGAAGGCGCGCGTCCGCATCGTCTGCGTTTCAAGGCGCTCAAGTGATGTCCCCGGCCGCGTCCGTCGCAGGACGGACGCGACCGGGTCCGGGCTCCACGCACGCGGTACCTATCGGCCGGTTCCCTCTCAACTACGCGTCATAAGGGCATTACCCGCATGCGCCTGATCATTGCCATCCTGATTCCGTTCCTGGCGTTCTTCACGATCGGCCGCCCCATCGCCGGCATCGTCTGCCTGATTCTGCAGATCACCCTGATCGGCTGGCTGCCCGCGGCGATCTGGGCGGTGTATGCGCTGAGCCAGTACAAGACCGACGAAAAAATCCGCAAGACCCTGGCCGAGCGCCGCTGAAGGCACGACGGCGTTCGACGGCGCGATACGCCCCGGGCAGCGGGCGCAAGCTTCAAGACCACACAGGAACGCTCCAATGACCGTATTGCACGCATTCGAACTCGAAGGACTGCGCCGCGCCGGCTCGCTGGTGTCGACCATCCTCACCACAATGCGCGAAGCCGCCTTCGCCGGCGCGGTGTCGCGCGATCTCGACGCGATCGGCGCGGCGATGCTGCGCGAAGCCGGCGCGCGCTCGGCGCCGCAGCTGACCTACGACTTCCCCGGCGCGACCTGCATCAGCATCAACTCGGTCGCCGCCCACGGCATCCCCGACGCCAGCGTGTTGCGCGACGGCGATCTGGTGAACATCGACGTCTCGGCCGAACTCGACGGTTACTTCGCCGACACCGGCGGCAGCTTCGTGGTCGGCGCGGCCAGCGCGGCCCAGCAAAAACTGCTCGACGCCACCTTGGAAGCGCGCGATAGCGCGATCGCGCAACTGCGCGCCGGCAACCTGCTCAACAGCATCGGCCGCACGGTCGAGACGGTCGCGGCGCGGCGCGGCCTGCGGGTGATCCGCAACCTCGGCAGCCACGGCGTCGGCCGCGCCCTGCACGAAGCCCCGGGCAATATCCCCGGCTACTACGACCCGCGCGACACCCGCCGCCTGCACGAGGGCATGGTGATCACGGTCGAACCGTTCCTGGCGACCCATTGCACCCACACCGACGAAGGCGACGACGGCTGGGCGATGCGCTGCCGGCGCGGCTTCGCGGCTCAGTTCGAGCACACGGTGGTGGTGACGTCGGGGGAGCCTATCGTCGTTACTTGATGGGGCGGGAATGGGGAATGGGGAATCGGGAATCGGTAGAAGCAAAGGCTGAGCGGTTCCAACTCAACTCCCACTCCCGATTCCAGACTCCCGATTCCCGACTCCCGATTCCCGATTCCCGATTCCCGATTCCCGATTCCCGAACAAAGGATCCAGCCTCATGACCTTCATGCAGACACTGCGCGACCGCTGGCAACAGGCCGGTACCCTGATCTGCGTCGGCCTGGATCCCGAGCCGGCCAAGTTCCCGGCGCATTTCGCCGCCAATGCCGACGCGGTGTTCGCGTTCAATCGCGACATCGTCGACGCCACCGCGCCGTACGCCTGCGCGTTCAAGCCGCAGATCGCCCACTTCGCCGCGCTGGGCGCCGAAGATGCGCTGACCCGCCTGATCGCCTACATCCATGCGAATCATCCGGGCATCCCGGTGATCCTCGACAGCAAGCGCGGCGACATCGGCAGCACCGCGCAGCATTACGCCAGCGAAGCCTTCGATCGCTACGCGGC
It includes:
- the nrdR gene encoding transcriptional regulator NrdR, translating into MHCPFCQHVDTRVIDSRVSDDGATIRRRRVCEACGERFSTIETIELKLPVIIKGDGRREAFDARKLRGGFDRALQKRPVSEEQIESAVRAVVHQLRMTAERELASRRVGEFVMAELRKLDHVGYVRFASVYRSFEDVADFREELDRLERDIPGDGQLTLLGDDEPRPDKKKR
- a CDS encoding TonB family protein, whose amino-acid sequence is MQAAEAPPAGKYEPPAIEYKTLTPAEAAGATLVEMPGPPPNAPDFSQDIGMTETYYIPACQVYMEGARKYRANWREISDFHARNRVPWLSELDRRDAPDTYSQPGSRAPEPNNRPEAVYPVAAGAKVGEVVVKVIVDAKGRTRDAMVICSNDSVFDAPALAFARQVTYEPALRDGRAVADYGNVSMRFYPDGPKYGFRRHK
- the glyA gene encoding serine hydroxymethyltransferase produces the protein MFPSHTRIAGFDDELAQAIADEARRQEDHVELIASENYASPRVLEAQGSVLTNKYAEGYPGKRYYGGCEYVDIAEQLAIDRVKELFGADYANVQPHSGSQANQAVYFALLEPGDTILGMSLAHGGHLTHGAKVNASGKLFNAIQYGVNEQGLIDYDEVERLALEHKPKMVVAGFSAYSQVVDWARFRAIADKIGAYLFVDMAHVAGLIAAGVYPTPVPHAHVVTSTTHKTLRGPRGGIIVAKGASEELVKKLQSIVFPGIQGGPLMHVIAAKAVAFKEALEPEFKDYQAQVVKNAQAMAKTIIARGYKIVSGGTENHLMLVDMIGKGITGKDAEAALGRAHITVNKNAVPNDPQKPFVTSGLRIGTPAVTTRGYKEPDCVALAEWICDVLDNPKDENVIAGVRENVTKQCAQFPVYG
- the lpxO gene encoding lipid A hydroxylase LpxO, whose product is MKWVFVFLFLASAVYVHFRGRVRHRLGRQLLDHSTFMAPINVLMYACSRVPTSPYLSPDQYFPELEPLRARWREIRAEALHLRELQQIKAAEGYNDVGFNSFFRRGWKRFYLKWYDDAHPSAAELCPVTTQLLREVPSVKAAMFTELPPGGELRPHRDPYAGSLRLHLGLDTPNDDACFIDVDGQRYSWRDGEWTMFDETYIHWAQNGSEQNRIILFCDIERPMRWGWARGLNRFIAKRLIAAGASPNNEGDKTGGINKAFKYFYSLRLKAKGLKERSKGTYYFFKYAAVVAVVAFIVWL
- the ettA gene encoding energy-dependent translational throttle protein EttA; its protein translation is MQYIYTMNGVSKTVPPKRQIIKDISLSFFPGAKIGLLGLNGAGKSTVLKIMAGVDQDFTGEARPATGIKVGYLAQEPQLNPEHTVREAVEVGVGDVLSAQAALDKIYDAYAEEGADFDKLAAEQQRLEAILASGDAHTLEHQLEVAADALRLPPWDAIIGKLSGGEKRRVALCQLLLQKPDMLLLDEPTNHLDAESVEWLEQFLTRYTGTVVAVTHDRYFLENAAEWILELDRGKGIPWKGNYTAWLEQKSERLKQEESGEKARQKALAKELEWVRSNAKGGRTKGKARMARFEELNSVEYQRRNETNEIFIPPGERLGASVIEFKNVSKSFGDRLLIDDLSFIIPAGAIVGIIGPNGAGKSTLFKMVTGQETPDKGEIVKGPSTKIAYVDQSRDKLDGNHNVFQEISGGADILNINGVEIQSRAYLGRFNFKGQDQQKMVGTLSGGERGRLHLAKTLLQGGNVLLLDEPSNDLDVETLRALEDALLEFPGCAVVISHDRWFLDRIATHILAFEGDSHVEFFQGNYREYEDDKKRRLGEEGARPHRLRFKALK
- a CDS encoding YqaE/Pmp3 family membrane protein, with translation MRLIIAILIPFLAFFTIGRPIAGIVCLILQITLIGWLPAAIWAVYALSQYKTDEKIRKTLAERR
- the map gene encoding type I methionyl aminopeptidase, with amino-acid sequence MTVLHAFELEGLRRAGSLVSTILTTMREAAFAGAVSRDLDAIGAAMLREAGARSAPQLTYDFPGATCISINSVAAHGIPDASVLRDGDLVNIDVSAELDGYFADTGGSFVVGAASAAQQKLLDATLEARDSAIAQLRAGNLLNSIGRTVETVAARRGLRVIRNLGSHGVGRALHEAPGNIPGYYDPRDTRRLHEGMVITVEPFLATHCTHTDEGDDGWAMRCRRGFAAQFEHTVVVTSGEPIVVT